One window from the genome of Myxococcaceae bacterium encodes:
- a CDS encoding YncE family protein, whose product MQIFQRIASLVAVSMSPILTDTVHAFKDINHDHNVIKSTINVGVNPAGIAITHDSKFAYVANSNDYEIMDCHTISVIDLGSHSILKTIRDSSFNQPYRIAINKKTNLAYVTNSGGTTVTIIDTLNNSISGIIDGFDGPSSIVIAPHSSKAYVGNWGAGSPGGQGKTVSVVDLKTDSIIKVIAVPAGPVSLAMSEDEQFVYLISYGAGNPNPADGSVSIIRSSDDVVIKTINRLSGPYEIAISRDIAYITNFGTNNFAPFGRTVSVLNLTSKKMSKSIEVGIQPSGVAITPNKDFLYVSNYNTLYARPNFSRLSSGEGTISVIDVRTHEVVLTIPVGASPESVAISPDGKYALVTHFEGNTVKIISLDPRMTTQEGCSTVIHDEN is encoded by the coding sequence ATGCAAATATTTCAAAGAATCGCCTCGCTCGTTGCCGTTTCTATGTCGCCAATTCTTACAGATACAGTACATGCTTTCAAAGATATTAATCATGACCATAATGTTATTAAGTCAACAATCAATGTAGGTGTTAATCCTGCTGGAATTGCAATAACTCATGATAGTAAATTTGCATATGTTGCAAATAGTAATGATTATGAAATAATGGATTGCCACACGATTAGTGTTATTGATCTCGGAAGTCATTCAATTTTGAAAACAATTCGCGATTCTAGTTTTAATCAGCCATATAGAATAGCTATTAATAAAAAAACAAATCTAGCATATGTGACAAATAGCGGAGGAACAACTGTAACTATTATTGACACATTAAATAACTCAATTTCAGGCATAATAGATGGTTTTGATGGGCCTTCCAGTATTGTGATAGCGCCGCATTCTAGCAAAGCGTATGTCGGTAATTGGGGGGCTGGAAGTCCTGGAGGACAAGGCAAAACGGTAAGTGTTGTTGATTTAAAAACGGATTCTATTATTAAAGTGATTGCCGTACCTGCTGGTCCGGTTTCTTTAGCTATGAGTGAAGACGAACAATTTGTCTATCTCATCAGCTATGGTGCTGGCAATCCTAACCCTGCGGATGGCTCAGTTAGCATTATACGCTCCAGTGATGACGTAGTTATCAAAACAATAAACCGTCTATCGGGCCCATATGAGATTGCTATTTCCCGTGATATAGCTTACATCACGAATTTCGGTACCAACAATTTTGCGCCGTTTGGTAGAACAGTTTCCGTTCTAAATCTAACATCGAAAAAAATGAGTAAAAGTATTGAAGTCGGAATTCAGCCATCAGGAGTTGCTATTACTCCAAATAAAGATTTTCTCTATGTCTCAAACTATAATACGTTATACGCAAGGCCTAATTTTTCCAGGCTAAGCTCGGGAGAAGGTACAATAAGCGTTATTGACGTTAGAACACACGAAGTGGTACTCACGATCCCTGTTGGTGCTTCTCCTGAATCGGTTGCCATCTCTCCCGACGGTAAATATGCTTTGGTTACTCATTTTGAAGGTAATACGGTTAAGATTATATCGTTAGATCCTAGAATGACCACTCAAGAAGGCTGTTCTACTGTTATCCATGATGAAAATTAA